One genomic segment of Ctenopharyngodon idella isolate HZGC_01 chromosome 7, HZGC01, whole genome shotgun sequence includes these proteins:
- the nitr3d gene encoding LOW QUALITY PROTEIN: novel immune-type receptor 3d (The sequence of the model RefSeq protein was modified relative to this genomic sequence to represent the inferred CDS: substituted 1 base at 1 genomic stop codon) gives MKFRVLFTLFLLTFANGTCXREDFIHQIPLLVAEFGSSVIIPCSHSDINSISRYKHSIGKKPVLTAYSEHDSGSVTYRNGFDKTNRYFIRIGSGSFNLSIIHLAEYDFENYYCAVSFLNVIRFGEGTIREWLFYPELCLQSPSD, from the exons ATGAAGTTCAGGGTTTTGTTTACTCTCTTTCTCCTCACATTTGCAA ATGGAACGTGTTAAAGAGAGGATTTTATTCACCAAATTCCTTTGCTAGTTGCTGAATTTGGAAGCAGTGTGATTATACCCTGCTCTCACTCAGATATAAATTCTATTTCACGGTATAAACATTCTATTGGCAAGAAACCAGTTCTTACAGCATATTCAGAACATGATTCAGGAAGCGTTACATATAGAAATGGCTTTGACAAGACAAATCGATACTTTATCAGAATTGGAAGTGGCTCTTTTAATTTGAGCATCATTCACTTGGCAGAATATGATTTTGAAAACTACTATTGTGCTGTGAGTTTCTTGAACGTTATTAGATTTGGAGAAGGGACGATCAGAGAATGGCTCTTCTACCCAGAGCTGTGTCTACAGTCTCCCTCAGACTGA